One part of the Amphiura filiformis chromosome 5, Afil_fr2py, whole genome shotgun sequence genome encodes these proteins:
- the LOC140152914 gene encoding myogenesis-regulating glycosidase-like, which translates to MSKTIWGIVTLAALLVAMAVFVTLAVVFTKRGQIVDAFQVDKETGNITLFKHNGDEVLQGVLGVILPSNDSLSDCPKDGYETCMQWSNIATVRLKQNSYDDKIKCTDVYWQAEARAENDEAVAPLQDCYDLEDAYWYGSAEMFYQHWPIDEWNETMTIYVSGDMYANHQDYGSLLERYWLSSRGVAIRVSHDTPLHVSLNDNGDRKVCFRSTYTNSYYPNADSDPPRMNYTICTGPDVRRVHDFMTGRYVNPPTELPDERMIKSPIWSTWARFKIFINESVILSYADEIMSNGFSNSQIEIDDGYQTKYGDFNFDPEKFADPAGMVSELHDKGFRVTMWVTPFANLNSDAYDEGAELGYFVRKKGQTSPGNVIWWNGIAGMLDVTNPDAVDWFVNRLEKVRQDIGIDSFKFDAGETNYLVTDFDTFKPITNPCEYTTLHAEMAARLGTQVEVRAAFENQNLPIFLRMMDKDSKWGWDNGLKTLITTTLTFSTLGYSYILPDMIGGNVYEGGFHDQDKPTRELYIRWLELTAFLPAMQFSISPWQYDQEVVDIAKKWVEFHEEVITPKLIQLAKDESIVNGYPLIRPLWWIAPNDPETYAIDSQFLVGDDLLVAPIVSNATRSRDVYLPKLETQGQEMKYWEDSSNNQLYPADGLWLRDVEVPLEDVPYFTMVIAVP; encoded by the coding sequence ATGAGCAAGACCATCTGGGGAATCGTAACACTGGCTGCACTTTTAGTAGCAATGGCAGTTTTTGTGACATTAGCAGTTGTGTTTACAAAGAGAGGACAGATCGTTGATGCCTTCCAAGTTGACAAAGAAACTGGCAATATAACACTCTTCAAGCACAACGGCGATGAAGTCCTCCAAGGTGTCCTTGGAGTCATTCTTCCATCCAATGACAGTTTGTCAGATTGTCCAAAAGATGGATATGAAACATGTATGCAGTGGTCAAACATAGCTACAGTACGATTAAAACAAAATAGTTATGACGACAAAATCAAATGTACCGACGTCTATTGGCAAGCTGAAGCACGTGCCGAAAATGACGAAGCGGTGGCTCCATTGCAGGACTGTTACGATTTGGAGGATGCATATTGGTACGGTAGTGCTGAAATGTTTTATCAACACTGGCCGATTGATGAATGGAATGAGACGATGACCATATACGTCTCTGGTGATATGTACGCTAATCATCAAGATTATGGGTCACTTCTGGAACGATACTGGTTGTCTTCCAGAGGAGTTGCAATTCGCGTAAGCCACGACACACCTCTTCATGTTAGTCTGAATGACAATGGCGACAGAAAGGTTTGTTTCCGTAGTACCTATACCAACAGTTACTATCCTAACGCAGACAGCGATCCACCGCGAATGAATTACACCATCTGCACTGGACCCGATGTCCGCAGAGTTCATGACTTCATGACAGGACGTTACGTCAACCCGCCTACCGAATTACCCGATGAACGTATGATCAAATCCCCAATCTGGTCTACATGGGCGCGATTTAAAATCTTCATCAATGAAAGCGTCATTTTAAGTTACGCAGATGAGATCATGTCTAACGGATTTAGTAACAGTCAAATTGAAATTGACGATGGTTATCAAACCAAATATGGTGATTTTAATTTTGATCCGGAGAAATTTGCTGATCCTGCCGGAATGGTGTCCGAATTACACGATAAAGGATTTCGCGTTACGATGTGGGTTACTCCATTTGCGAACCTTAACTCTGACGCGTATGACGAAGGCGCTGAACTTGGGTACTTCGTAAGAAAGAAGGGTCAGACTAGCCCAGGAAATGTCATTTGGTGGAATGGTATTGCTGGAATGCTGGATGTAACAAACCCCGATGCTGTTGACTGGTTTGTGAATCGTCTTGAAAAAGTCCGACAAGACATAGGTATTGATTCTTTCAAATTTGACGCGGGTGAGACCAACTATCTGGTAACAGACTTTGATACATTCAAACCTATTACTAATCCGTGTGAATACACTACCCTTCACGCTGAGATGGCAGCGCGTCTTGGCACACAAGTGGAAGTACGTGCCGcttttgaaaatcaaaatctCCCCATTTTTCTTCGAATGATGGACAAAGATTCAAAATGGGGATGGGATAATGGACTCAAAACACTCATCACGACGACTTTGACTTTCAGCACACTCGGTTATTCGTATATTCTTCCTGATATGATTGGCGGCAATGTCTACGAAGGTGGTTTCCACGATCAGGACAAACCTACTCGTGAGTTGTACATTCGCTGGTTGGAACTGACAGCATTCCTGCCTGCCATGCAATTCTCGATCTCTCCTTGGCAATACGATCAAGAAGTCGTCGACATCGCCAAGAAATGGGTGGAATTCCACGAAGAGGTCATAACACCGAAATTAATCCAGCTCGCTAAGGATGAATCAATTGTGAATGGGTACCCTCTCATTAGACCACTTTGGTGGATTGCTCCTAATGATCCAGAAACCTATGCCATTGATTCTCAATTTTTGGTTGGAGACGATTTACTAGTAGCACCCATAGTGTCCAATGCGACAAGGTCTAGAGACGTGTATCTTCCCAAGTTAGAAACGCAAGGTCAGGAAATGAAATACTGGGAAGATTCTTCGAACAATCAATTATACCCGGCTGATGGTTTATGGCTTCGAGACGTTGAAGTGCCATTAGAGGACGTCCCATATTTCACAATGGTTATTGCTGTTCCGTGA